A genomic region of Dactylococcopsis salina PCC 8305 contains the following coding sequences:
- a CDS encoding FAD-dependent oxidoreductase gives MKTTEQILSQLPGDVLSGLRKADQIWHQLRHQPNPIPRSIETHSDPISSSEFDVIICGGTLGILLATGLQQNGFKVAVLEKGKLRGREQEWNISRQELLDLVEMGLLTEAELESAIASSYNPARVAFHQGIELWVRDVLNIGVDPVILLDLLKNKFLNYGGTLLEKTAFLGANIHPNGVTLKTDGKPLTTRLLVDAMGHFSPIVKQARKGEKPEGTCIVVGSCAAGYPHNETGDLLASFTPIQNQCQYFWEAFPAKDGRTTYLFSYLDAEPDRPSLEFFMDEYFRLLPEYQQVELSQLDFKRVLFGFFPAYRKSPLRVPWSRVLPIGDSSGIQSPVSFGGFGAMIRHRSRLTTGVTEALNADALSQTDLALLQPYQPNISVTWLFQRTMSVGINQNLSSNQINELLSGVFTAMNELGDDVLKPFLQDVVQFSGLSQTLALTAVKRPDLVLPVIPQVGIPPLLDWLVHYLNLGLYSGLSEVSQPLLPTLKNLSPEQRYRLHRLVEAWQYGCGKDAN, from the coding sequence ATGAAAACAACCGAGCAAATTCTTTCTCAACTCCCTGGTGATGTTTTAAGTGGACTTCGTAAAGCTGACCAAATTTGGCATCAGCTTCGCCATCAACCTAACCCCATTCCTCGATCGATCGAAACCCATTCTGATCCCATTTCTTCCTCAGAATTTGATGTCATTATCTGTGGGGGAACCCTCGGCATTTTATTGGCAACAGGGCTACAGCAAAACGGCTTTAAAGTAGCTGTTTTGGAAAAAGGAAAGTTGCGAGGACGGGAACAAGAGTGGAATATATCTCGTCAAGAACTACTAGACCTTGTTGAAATGGGGTTATTAACCGAAGCAGAACTCGAAAGCGCGATCGCATCTAGCTATAATCCTGCTCGTGTTGCCTTTCATCAGGGAATTGAACTGTGGGTGAGAGATGTTCTTAATATTGGTGTTGATCCAGTTATACTTCTTGATCTGCTGAAAAATAAATTTCTGAATTATGGTGGCACGTTACTGGAAAAAACCGCCTTTCTCGGTGCAAATATTCATCCCAATGGCGTTACCCTCAAAACTGATGGGAAACCTCTCACCACACGCTTATTAGTGGATGCGATGGGACACTTTTCCCCCATTGTCAAACAAGCGAGAAAAGGAGAAAAACCAGAAGGAACTTGTATCGTTGTCGGGAGTTGTGCGGCGGGATATCCTCACAATGAAACTGGCGACTTACTCGCTTCCTTTACTCCCATCCAGAATCAATGTCAATACTTTTGGGAAGCCTTTCCCGCAAAAGATGGACGCACCACTTACTTATTTTCCTATCTTGATGCTGAACCCGATCGTCCAAGTTTAGAATTTTTCATGGACGAGTATTTTCGTCTCTTACCAGAATACCAACAAGTCGAACTGTCTCAGTTAGACTTCAAACGAGTTTTATTTGGCTTTTTCCCAGCCTACCGTAAAAGTCCCTTGCGCGTACCTTGGTCACGGGTTCTACCCATCGGCGATAGTAGTGGGATTCAATCTCCCGTCAGTTTCGGCGGGTTTGGGGCGATGATTCGTCATCGATCCCGTTTAACAACTGGAGTCACAGAAGCACTGAACGCAGACGCACTCTCTCAAACTGATTTAGCGTTATTACAGCCCTATCAACCGAATATCTCCGTCACTTGGCTTTTTCAGCGCACAATGAGTGTGGGAATCAATCAAAACCTTTCCTCTAATCAAATTAACGAACTGTTGAGTGGCGTATTTACAGCAATGAATGAATTAGGGGATGATGTGCTTAAACCCTTCTTACAAGATGTGGTTCAGTTTTCAGGATTAAGCCAAACCTTAGCTTTAACCGCCGTGAAGCGTCCTGATCTCGTTCTCCCCGTGATTCCGCAAGTGGGAATCCCTCCCTTACTGGATTGGTTGGTTCATTACCTTAATTTAGGGCTGTACAGTGGTTTATCAGAAGTCAGCCAACCTTTACTTCCTACTTTAAAGAATCTTTCTCCAGAACAACGATATCGTCTCCATCGTCTAGTGGAAGCGTGGCAATATGGCTGCGGAAAAGATGCCAATTGA
- the queA gene encoding tRNA preQ1(34) S-adenosylmethionine ribosyltransferase-isomerase QueA — protein MEMKPDSSPFDRKLSSYDYDLPESYIAQTPVTPRDHSRLLVVDSPTHHQHQHFYDLPQWLQAGDLLVVNNTKVIPARMYGYKTTGATVEVLLLEEKSPNCWLALVKPGKRLQIGAKIQFYPRQDEQLPILEATVMAKDTATGGRLLAFDLGETSLVSVLDAYGEIPFPPYVTEKKAQPEQYQTVYAEELGAVAAPTAGLHFTDRLLRELQEKGVNQTEVTLHVGVGTFRPVETETITDHQMHEEWINVPSEAVKRVQETKAQGGRVVAVGTTVVRALEGAVAAEGHLKAYCGKTDLFIYPGYELQVVAGLITNFHLPRSSLLMLVSAFIGRERLLSLYQSAIEHQYRFYSFGDAMLIINN, from the coding sequence ATGGAAATGAAACCTGATTCTTCTCCTTTCGATCGAAAACTGAGTAGTTATGATTACGATTTACCAGAGAGTTATATCGCGCAAACCCCTGTTACACCCAGAGATCATTCTCGTTTGTTAGTGGTTGATTCTCCCACTCATCATCAGCATCAACATTTTTATGATCTTCCCCAGTGGTTACAAGCAGGGGATTTATTAGTTGTTAATAATACCAAAGTCATCCCAGCGCGAATGTATGGCTATAAAACCACTGGCGCAACGGTAGAAGTTTTACTATTGGAAGAAAAAAGCCCAAATTGCTGGTTAGCGTTGGTAAAGCCAGGAAAACGCTTACAAATTGGTGCAAAAATTCAGTTTTATCCCCGTCAAGATGAACAATTGCCGATTTTAGAAGCAACGGTGATGGCAAAAGATACGGCGACGGGAGGGCGTTTATTGGCGTTTGATTTGGGGGAAACGTCTTTAGTTTCGGTTTTAGATGCTTATGGGGAGATTCCTTTTCCTCCCTATGTGACGGAGAAAAAAGCACAGCCAGAACAATACCAAACGGTTTATGCTGAGGAATTAGGCGCGGTGGCAGCACCAACAGCAGGATTACATTTTACCGATCGATTGTTAAGAGAGTTACAGGAAAAAGGGGTCAATCAAACGGAGGTGACGCTTCATGTGGGAGTGGGAACATTTCGCCCAGTGGAAACGGAAACCATTACTGATCATCAAATGCACGAAGAATGGATTAATGTTCCTTCAGAAGCGGTGAAACGAGTTCAGGAAACGAAAGCGCAAGGGGGAAGAGTGGTTGCAGTGGGGACAACTGTCGTGCGAGCATTAGAAGGGGCTGTGGCGGCAGAAGGGCATTTAAAGGCCTATTGTGGAAAGACGGATTTATTTATTTATCCAGGTTATGAGTTACAGGTGGTGGCTGGGTTGATTACGAATTTTCATTTGCCTCGATCGAGTTTGTTAATGTTAGTGAGTGCGTTTATTGGACGGGAACGGTTATTATCGTTGTATCAAAGCGCGATCGAACATCAATATCGCTTTTATTCTTTTGGCGATGCCATGCTTATCATTAATAATTAA
- a CDS encoding DUF433 domain-containing protein: MTTEIKTRYVTRQPEILSGEPIIVGTRTPVRAIVENWRLGMRPEEIPSHLPHLSLAQVFDALSFYLDNQAEINDYIERNHVSEDLVHPRVQARLNQR; this comes from the coding sequence ATGACCACTGAAATTAAAACTCGTTATGTGACGCGCCAACCTGAAATTTTATCAGGTGAACCGATTATTGTTGGTACAAGAACACCCGTTCGAGCGATTGTAGAAAACTGGCGTTTAGGGATGCGACCAGAGGAAATTCCCTCTCATTTACCTCATTTAAGTTTAGCGCAAGTGTTTGATGCCCTTAGTTTTTATCTGGATAATCAAGCAGAAATTAATGACTATATTGAGCGTAATCATGTATCAGAGGACTTAGTTCATCCTAGAGTACAAGCAAGGTTAAATCAGCGATGA
- the trpE gene encoding anthranilate synthase component I codes for MIEFSKFSQLAKQGNFIPVYQEWTADLETPVSAWFKVCAGQPYSFLLESVEGGEKLGRYSFLGCDPMWVLENRGETTKQVDRAGKETIYHGNPFNILKQCLETIHPVKIDPLPPGIGGLFGMWGYELIHWIEPRVPIHPPQETDLPDGVWMQVDQLLVFDQVKRKIWAIAYADLREETNLEIAYKKALDRVDKLVQKLQSPLPKLANNIAISSSSDQQIVYESTTTPERFCHSVEKAKHYIHEGDIFQVVLSQRLNTAYTGHPFNLYRSLRMVNPSPYMAYYQFGDWQLIGSSPEVMVKVEQTPENTQQATLRPIAGTRKRGSTVAEDIALAEDLLQDNKELAEHIMLVDLGRNDLGRVCKQGSVTVDQLMTIERYSHVMHIVSNVIGEVADQQTAWEVLKATFPAGTVSGAPKIRAMEIISELEPHRRGPYSGVYGYYDFEGQLNSAIAIRTMIVRSDGEGQHTVSVQAGAGVVADSIPMKEYEETLNKAKGLLIAIQSLQVS; via the coding sequence ATGATCGAATTTTCCAAATTTTCCCAACTAGCAAAGCAAGGTAACTTTATCCCCGTTTATCAAGAATGGACCGCAGACTTAGAAACGCCCGTTTCTGCTTGGTTTAAAGTCTGCGCTGGACAACCTTATAGTTTCCTGTTAGAGTCCGTAGAAGGAGGAGAAAAACTCGGACGCTACAGCTTTTTGGGATGTGACCCGATGTGGGTATTGGAAAATCGCGGTGAAACGACAAAACAGGTCGATCGCGCGGGCAAAGAAACGATTTATCATGGGAATCCCTTTAATATCTTAAAGCAGTGTTTAGAGACCATTCATCCCGTTAAAATTGATCCGCTTCCTCCTGGGATTGGTGGGTTATTTGGAATGTGGGGATATGAGTTAATTCATTGGATTGAACCCCGTGTTCCCATTCATCCTCCACAAGAAACTGATTTACCTGATGGGGTATGGATGCAGGTGGATCAGTTATTAGTATTTGACCAAGTAAAACGGAAAATTTGGGCGATCGCCTATGCTGATCTCCGAGAAGAAACGAACCTCGAAATTGCCTATAAAAAAGCACTCGATCGCGTCGATAAATTAGTCCAAAAACTGCAATCGCCCCTCCCAAAACTTGCCAACAACATCGCCATTTCTTCTTCTTCAGACCAACAAATTGTTTATGAAAGTACCACCACCCCCGAACGATTTTGTCACAGTGTCGAAAAAGCGAAACACTACATCCACGAAGGAGATATCTTTCAAGTTGTGCTTTCCCAACGTCTAAACACCGCTTACACGGGACATCCGTTTAATCTTTATCGTTCCCTACGCATGGTGAACCCTTCCCCTTATATGGCTTATTATCAGTTTGGCGACTGGCAGTTAATTGGGTCTTCTCCAGAGGTGATGGTGAAGGTCGAACAAACCCCAGAAAACACTCAGCAAGCCACCTTACGACCCATTGCTGGCACTCGTAAACGAGGATCAACCGTTGCCGAAGATATCGCACTCGCCGAGGACTTATTACAGGATAACAAAGAACTCGCCGAACATATTATGTTAGTGGATTTAGGACGGAATGATCTCGGACGGGTTTGTAAACAGGGCAGTGTCACTGTTGATCAGTTAATGACGATCGAGCGCTATTCTCATGTGATGCACATTGTTAGTAACGTTATCGGAGAAGTGGCAGATCAGCAAACCGCTTGGGAAGTCTTAAAAGCAACCTTTCCCGCGGGAACTGTCAGTGGTGCGCCCAAAATCCGCGCCATGGAGATTATTTCCGAATTAGAACCCCATCGGCGGGGGCCTTATTCTGGAGTCTATGGTTACTACGATTTTGAAGGACAACTCAACAGCGCGATCGCCATTCGCACCATGATTGTTCGTTCTGATGGCGAAGGACAACATACCGTTTCCGTACAAGCTGGCGCGGGAGTGGTCGCTGATTCAATTCCGATGAAAGAATATGAAGAAACGTTAAATAAAGCCAAAGGATTACTAATTGCAATTCAATCTTTACAAGTAAGTTAA
- a CDS encoding calcium/sodium antiporter, which yields MDIITLIKFVIGLALLVKGADYLVEGAGKIATLAGISPLVVGLTVVSFGTSSPELAVSLKANFTQQADISIGNVVGSNITNILLILGIAATITPLRVSQKLVRMDVPIMIGISVLTLFFSLDQKIGKLDGALFLLGGILYTSFLLIQSRRQNVSPEEFTEEFDVIPKEKSIKEWLINLGLFAIGLVMVVLGSDWLVSGATTIAKALGISELVIGLTVVALGTSLPELATSITASFKGEGDIAVGNVIGSNIFNLLIVLGTAGIFAPSGVEVSLAAINLNIPIMIAVAIACLPIFFTDNLISRWEGVFFWLYYIVYSLFLFLKSTEQESLPIFNAVMLWFVIPITAVTLVILTIAHWRDRALHQRGEEEGEK from the coding sequence ATGGATATTATTACTCTCATCAAATTCGTGATTGGTTTAGCTTTACTGGTAAAAGGGGCTGATTATTTAGTAGAAGGGGCGGGAAAAATTGCCACTTTAGCAGGAATTTCTCCTCTGGTTGTCGGATTAACTGTCGTTTCTTTTGGCACAAGTTCCCCTGAATTAGCAGTAAGTTTGAAAGCAAATTTCACTCAACAAGCTGATATTTCGATCGGGAATGTAGTGGGAAGTAATATTACTAATATCTTACTAATTCTCGGTATTGCCGCGACAATTACACCGCTACGAGTTTCGCAAAAATTAGTCCGCATGGATGTTCCGATTATGATTGGGATATCAGTTTTAACTTTATTTTTTAGTTTAGATCAAAAAATCGGAAAACTTGATGGCGCTTTATTCTTATTAGGAGGGATTCTTTACACCAGCTTTCTTCTCATCCAAAGTCGTCGCCAAAATGTCTCACCTGAAGAATTTACAGAAGAATTTGATGTGATTCCTAAAGAAAAATCAATTAAGGAATGGTTGATTAATTTAGGGTTATTTGCGATTGGTTTAGTAATGGTAGTTTTAGGATCAGATTGGTTAGTTTCAGGGGCAACAACGATCGCGAAAGCATTAGGAATTAGTGAATTAGTGATTGGTTTAACGGTCGTTGCTTTGGGAACATCTTTACCCGAATTAGCAACATCAATCACAGCCAGTTTCAAAGGAGAAGGAGACATTGCTGTTGGTAATGTCATTGGTAGCAACATTTTTAATCTTCTCATTGTGTTAGGAACTGCGGGAATTTTTGCCCCTTCAGGAGTGGAAGTGTCTCTCGCTGCCATTAACTTAAATATTCCGATTATGATTGCCGTCGCGATCGCCTGTCTTCCCATTTTCTTTACTGATAATTTGATTTCTCGTTGGGAAGGAGTTTTCTTTTGGTTGTATTATATCGTTTATAGTTTATTCTTATTTCTCAAATCGACAGAACAAGAAAGCCTACCGATTTTTAATGCCGTAATGTTGTGGTTTGTGATTCCGATTACTGCCGTTACTTTAGTCATCTTAACAATTGCTCATTGGCGCGATCGCGCTCTACATCAGAGAGGGGAAGAAGAAGGGGAAAAATAA
- a CDS encoding fasciclin domain-containing protein — protein MNRKTFPSKLLSATLLFAISIGITPSAIASETARETTSPAQTQIAQSEADIVSIASSNENFSTLVQAVQAADLVETLQGEGPFTVFAPTNDAFAMLPDDIVEFLLQPENKDLLVDVLTYHVVSGNVTSNQLSTGTVESLGGGLSVAVSQNGVIINNASVIQADVEASNGVIHAVNRVLLPEGFTAKLGNRMN, from the coding sequence ATGAACCGCAAAACGTTTCCCTCAAAACTACTCAGCGCGACTCTGTTATTTGCGATTAGTATTGGCATTACCCCCAGCGCGATCGCATCAGAAACCGCTAGAGAAACCACTTCCCCAGCACAAACTCAAATTGCCCAAAGCGAAGCCGATATTGTCAGCATTGCCAGCAGTAACGAAAATTTCAGTACCCTAGTCCAAGCAGTACAAGCGGCGGATTTAGTCGAAACCTTACAAGGAGAAGGCCCTTTTACCGTTTTTGCACCGACAAATGATGCTTTTGCGATGCTTCCTGATGACATTGTTGAGTTTCTATTGCAGCCAGAAAACAAAGACTTATTAGTTGATGTTTTAACCTATCATGTGGTGTCTGGAAACGTCACCTCAAATCAGTTATCAACGGGTACAGTAGAATCTCTTGGCGGTGGTCTTTCCGTCGCCGTCTCTCAAAATGGTGTCATCATTAATAATGCAAGTGTGATTCAAGCAGATGTGGAAGCAAGCAATGGAGTAATTCATGCCGTCAATCGTGTGTTACTTCCAGAAGGGTTCACCGCAAAACTTGGCAACCGTATGAACTAA
- a CDS encoding DUF3318 domain-containing protein: MTSFATASARAEMNELRRLKTLLPPELQSWVIVEATTEVNPPIIRSEEIGRDEVEIQIDLGKWENLSLDQRNLMFWHEVARIQDDTIPKEGWEMAALAIGLGGAVGELWVQDGLLLILAVGLCGVSGYRLWQKNNGEKTIQAAIDADEKAIALATRFGYTVPNAYKSLGSALKALIEQTPNRRNRKSYETRLQALRKSAAKAKSKMQGDKKGKSTEPQPEAPRQQAPRSARSQVRRKNLQ; this comes from the coding sequence ATGACATCTTTTGCCACTGCTTCTGCCAGAGCCGAAATGAATGAATTACGACGTTTAAAAACCCTGCTACCGCCAGAGTTACAAAGCTGGGTGATTGTTGAGGCAACAACAGAAGTGAATCCCCCGATCATTCGCAGCGAAGAAATTGGTCGGGATGAAGTGGAAATTCAAATTGATCTTGGGAAGTGGGAAAATCTTTCTCTAGACCAACGTAACTTGATGTTTTGGCATGAAGTCGCTCGGATTCAAGATGATACCATCCCGAAAGAAGGATGGGAAATGGCAGCCCTTGCTATTGGCTTAGGTGGCGCAGTGGGTGAACTTTGGGTGCAAGATGGACTACTCTTGATTTTAGCAGTGGGATTATGTGGGGTTTCAGGTTATCGACTCTGGCAGAAAAATAATGGCGAAAAAACCATTCAAGCTGCGATCGATGCTGATGAAAAGGCGATCGCCCTTGCCACTCGTTTCGGCTATACTGTCCCCAATGCCTATAAAAGCCTCGGTAGTGCCTTAAAAGCACTGATTGAACAAACTCCTAACCGACGCAACCGCAAAAGTTACGAAACCCGTTTACAAGCCCTTCGTAAAAGTGCCGCCAAAGCAAAATCAAAAATGCAAGGGGACAAAAAAGGCAAATCCACAGAACCACAGCCAGAAGCACCCCGTCAACAAGCACCAAGAAGCGCGAGAAGTCAAGTCAGACGGAAAAATTTACAGTAA
- a CDS encoding thermonuclease family protein yields MTSHFKKALLTIGFLISLFLFLQNADSSYLPAKIVSIIDGDTIKIDRNGKPVIVRLACIDAPETQQRGGKASSRRLEQLIPIGTKIKLRMITEDRYGRQVAEVYQDDRLINLRMVKDGQAIVYEDYIDPCDAQRYREAQRNAERLEAGVWSLDDPIAPWLYRQGKRPPLPIASRENLPNCINGDCDCSHFSTQAEAQQVLNAFSLQ; encoded by the coding sequence ATGACATCTCACTTTAAAAAAGCCTTATTAACGATCGGTTTTCTGATTTCTTTATTTTTATTTTTGCAAAATGCTGATTCTTCTTATCTTCCTGCAAAAATTGTTTCTATCATTGACGGGGATACGATCAAAATCGATCGAAACGGAAAACCCGTTATTGTCAGACTGGCTTGTATTGACGCACCAGAAACGCAACAGAGGGGAGGAAAAGCATCATCAAGACGATTAGAGCAACTAATCCCGATCGGGACTAAAATTAAACTACGGATGATCACAGAAGATCGCTATGGTCGCCAAGTTGCGGAAGTCTATCAGGACGATCGCCTGATTAATTTAAGAATGGTAAAAGACGGACAAGCGATCGTTTACGAAGATTATATTGATCCTTGTGATGCTCAACGTTATCGAGAAGCACAACGCAACGCCGAACGTTTGGAAGCAGGGGTTTGGTCACTGGATGATCCGATCGCGCCTTGGCTTTATCGTCAAGGGAAACGTCCCCCTCTTCCCATAGCAAGCCGTGAAAACTTACCCAATTGCATCAACGGTGATTGTGATTGCTCTCATTTTTCCACTCAAGCCGAAGCGCAACAGGTGTTAAACGCTTTCTCTTTGCAGTGA
- a CDS encoding 3-methyladenine DNA glycosylase — translation MNHNQIIPTSFFQDAAIELAPKLLGKELVRQYPQGKITSLIIQWENTDSRQRTLVSRYRR, via the coding sequence ATGAATCATAATCAGATTATTCCCACAAGTTTTTTCCAAGATGCGGCGATCGAGCTTGCTCCGAAATTGTTAGGTAAAGAATTAGTGCGACAATATCCACAGGGGAAAATCACCAGCCTCATTATTCAATGGGAAAACACCGATTCCAGACAACGGACTCTGGTTTCGAGATACAGGCGTTGA
- a CDS encoding Uma2 family endonuclease, with protein sequence MSLTTANQLQHFQAIIELAKSKNRDAEQIFIINNVTWQEYEKLLEITSEEAGILLKYNQENLELMSPSSRHEIYKENIGILLECYFLTKKIRFYSLGSTTFLSQSLSRGIEPDKSYCVNSRKDFPDLAIEVIITHGGIDALEIYKTLEVSEVWFWEEEKLNIYVLQNQEYIQVNQSNLFPDLPLELLVQYIPSDEPFDAVLQFRNQI encoded by the coding sequence ATGAGTTTAACTACTGCCAATCAATTACAGCATTTTCAAGCAATAATTGAGTTAGCGAAATCTAAGAATCGTGACGCTGAACAAATTTTTATTATTAATAATGTAACTTGGCAAGAGTATGAAAAATTACTGGAAATAACCAGCGAAGAAGCAGGAATATTATTAAAGTATAATCAAGAAAATTTAGAATTAATGTCGCCCAGCAGTCGCCATGAAATTTACAAAGAAAATATTGGCATTTTATTAGAGTGTTATTTTCTAACCAAGAAGATTCGATTTTATTCCCTCGGATCAACTACCTTTCTTTCTCAGTCACTTTCTCGCGGAATTGAACCTGATAAAAGTTATTGCGTTAATAGCCGAAAAGATTTCCCTGATTTAGCAATTGAGGTGATTATTACTCATGGTGGAATTGATGCTTTAGAAATCTATAAAACCTTAGAAGTGAGTGAAGTTTGGTTTTGGGAAGAAGAGAAACTAAACATTTATGTTTTACAAAATCAAGAGTATATTCAAGTCAATCAAAGTAATTTATTTCCTGATTTACCCCTAGAGTTATTAGTGCAATATATTCCCAGTGATGAACCCTTTGATGCTGTTTTACAATTTAGAAATCAAATTTAG
- a CDS encoding NAD(P)(+) transhydrogenase (Re/Si-specific) subunit beta yields the protein MNDLTAFLPTGIQISYLVAASLFILGLKKLGSPATARNGNVLSAAGMLLAVVVTLLDQQILNYQWVLIGVAVGSVIGAIIAKTVAMTAMPQMVGFLNGLGGAASALVAMGEFWRLVHTEAGVPLDATITVVLGIFIGGATLTGSLVAVGKLQGIITGKPVTFPLQQPVNIAIAGAFVVSSGFLIANPADQAAFFAMIGLASLFGILFVLPIGGGDMPVVISLLNSLSGLAASAAGFVVMNNMLIIAGALVGASGLILTEIMCKGMNRSLLSVLFGAFGGGDSGGVAGAGGADLGDKVVRSIGSEEAAMMLRYARSVVIVPGYGMAVAQAQQAIQELAILLEQGGVEVRYAIHPVAGRMPGHMNVLLAEANVPYTQLYDMDDINPQFEQTDVALVVGANDVVNPGARHDAGSPIYGMPILEVDKAKQTIVIKRSLGTGFSGIQNELFFQDKTTMLFGSAKDMLSQLVAEVKQL from the coding sequence GTGAATGATTTAACAGCATTTTTACCCACAGGGATTCAAATCAGCTATTTAGTGGCTGCATCCCTATTTATTCTGGGCTTAAAGAAACTCGGTTCTCCTGCAACCGCCCGCAATGGCAACGTTTTATCCGCAGCGGGAATGTTACTGGCTGTGGTTGTCACTCTACTGGATCAACAGATTCTCAATTATCAATGGGTGTTAATCGGAGTTGCGGTTGGTTCGGTGATTGGTGCGATTATTGCTAAAACCGTTGCCATGACAGCAATGCCCCAAATGGTCGGCTTCCTGAACGGATTAGGGGGGGCGGCTTCGGCGTTGGTTGCTATGGGCGAATTTTGGCGTTTAGTCCACACCGAAGCAGGTGTTCCCCTCGATGCAACGATTACTGTCGTTTTAGGCATCTTTATCGGTGGCGCAACCTTGACGGGTAGTTTAGTTGCGGTTGGAAAGTTACAAGGAATTATTACAGGAAAACCCGTGACGTTTCCTTTACAGCAACCCGTGAATATCGCGATCGCTGGGGCGTTTGTAGTCAGCAGTGGCTTTTTAATTGCGAATCCTGCGGATCAAGCGGCGTTTTTCGCCATGATTGGGTTAGCGAGTCTGTTTGGGATTTTATTTGTACTTCCCATCGGTGGCGGCGATATGCCCGTTGTGATTTCCCTGTTAAACTCTCTGTCGGGATTAGCGGCGAGTGCGGCTGGTTTCGTGGTGATGAACAATATGCTGATTATCGCTGGGGCGTTAGTCGGTGCATCGGGTTTAATTCTCACAGAAATCATGTGTAAAGGCATGAATCGCTCTCTCCTCAGCGTCTTATTCGGTGCTTTCGGTGGCGGTGACTCTGGTGGTGTTGCTGGTGCTGGTGGCGCTGATTTAGGGGATAAAGTGGTTCGCAGCATTGGATCAGAAGAAGCAGCGATGATGTTGCGCTATGCGCGTTCGGTGGTGATTGTTCCAGGATATGGGATGGCAGTTGCTCAAGCCCAACAAGCGATTCAGGAATTAGCGATTCTGCTTGAACAAGGAGGCGTTGAAGTCAGATATGCCATTCACCCAGTGGCGGGAAGAATGCCTGGACACATGAATGTTTTGCTCGCGGAGGCAAATGTTCCTTATACCCAACTCTATGATATGGATGACATTAACCCCCAGTTTGAACAAACGGATGTGGCGTTAGTGGTTGGCGCAAATGATGTGGTTAACCCTGGGGCGCGACATGATGCGGGAAGTCCGATTTATGGAATGCCGATTTTAGAGGTGGATAAGGCAAAGCAAACCATTGTTATTAAGCGCAGTTTGGGAACGGGGTTTTCTGGGATTCAGAATGAACTCTTTTTCCAAGATAAAACGACCATGCTGTTTGGCAGTGCGAAAGATATGTTGAGTCAGTTAGTCGCAGAAGTGAAACAACTGTAA
- a CDS encoding NAD(P) transhydrogenase subunit alpha, with protein METTLIASLFVFVLAAFVGFEVINKVPPTLHTPLMSGANAISGITVIGAVLIAGASGNSTVTTVMGFIAVILGTINVVGGFLVTDRMLQMFKK; from the coding sequence ATGGAAACAACACTGATCGCCAGTTTATTTGTTTTTGTTCTGGCTGCGTTTGTGGGCTTTGAGGTGATCAATAAAGTTCCCCCAACGTTACACACGCCCTTAATGTCCGGTGCGAATGCGATTTCTGGCATTACCGTCATTGGTGCGGTTTTAATTGCTGGTGCGAGTGGTAATAGTACCGTCACCACGGTGATGGGCTTTATTGCGGTAATTTTAGGGACGATTAATGTGGTGGGAGGCTTTTTAGTCACCGATCGAATGCTACAAATGTTTAAGAAGTAA